TGATGATGAGCACCACACAATGTGCACAGCCCTTCCATGCATCTCTAGTCTCCTAACAATGTAACACCTGCAAGAATCTTTCAGAAATCTCATGACATTTTGTCATAGTATACAACCATTAACTATCATAATAATGAGCCTTAAAGcagaaaagttttaaagaaaatgctagaagaaaaagtcaaagaaaagtGAAGGCAAAGATAAGCTTTATCTATCAGTTTAAAACAACGTGATTAAATGCATAGAATTCTTTGAAAAGTGTTATTGTTACAAATTACTATTTTCTATGCATTTATTGCACATGACAATTTAAGCATAGCTCAGTACAGACTGGTTGCAAGCATGACCAGTGATCATCGTTATTACATGACGAGAATCACCTCATCATGCAGTGTAGCAGTAATAGCAGcctttatttttgtattacctttaaaagcagcttctcaaagcacattacacacacacacacacttcctgaaccacttgtcccatgcggggtcacagagcctaccccgcaacacaggatggggaggggacacacccaggacaggatgccagtccaccccaaggcaccccatgcgggactcgaaccccagacccactggaaagcaggacccggtccaacccactgcaccaccgcacccccaagcaCATTACCCTAAAGGTTATAatattatacatgtatataataACAATATGGGTTAcaagtgtaaaacacacacacacacacacacacacacacacattttctgaaccgcttgtcccatacggggtcgcggggaaccggagcctacccggcaacacagggcgtaaggccggagggggaggggacacacccaggacgggacgccagtccgtcgcaaggcaccccaagcggtactcgaaccacagacccaatagcaaaaaaaaaaaaaaatctacctcaaagaaataaatatcagctttaaaaaagttaataaaagaacAACAGTCCAGCACAGGGCAGTCCCTCACacttacacactcacacacgcacagtaGGCAACTGAGACTTGCCAATTCATccaaaacacatactgtatgtggatTGTGGAAAGACATAAACCACCTGGAGTAaagctgtgaaaacacaaactgaatataacaacacaataaaaagaaaataaaagtaagatACGTTATGTGCAGAAATAGGGTTATACACATGCCATAAGCCTGGAGTTATATTGtggattttattattaatcaGATTTTTCCCATgttaaaaaaggagaaatttttactgtttgaaaaaaatgggtgaacctTCTGTGGCTAAGAGACTAATCATCTGATTTTCCTGTTTAAATGAACAGCAGTTCTGAGCTTGTTttataaaatatgcattttaaggAGTGAATTACATGTGGTATGAGAGGGCAGCCTGTAATCAGATTAGGTGTTTTTCTGTGGGGTGTGATGTCCCAAGCAAAGGGGAAGAGTCTTCATGGTAAGGTCCTCTTATTGTGTCATCCTCATTCAGAGCTGCATAGAGTGGAAATTCAATTCAGTCCACAGCATTCATACATGCAAAAGAAACCACTTAGATATCAGAGCAATCTGTGCTGGTACAAAAAGCctgagaaggaaggaagaaggaagtGGAGACAGTGCTACCAGCACAACAGTAGTAAAAAGATGCAGGAGAATAAAAGTCATCGGGTGCCTCATATCACCCAAACATACCATCACATCCAATCCATTCTTCCACCTTCTGCGTTCAATTTAACAGCATTAATATATGTTTTAGCTTtaagtcacatttatttatttgctttcttctgagaggggggtgtggtgacgcagcaggtttggcctgtgcctgctctctggtgggtctggggtttgagccctgcttggggtgccttgtgattggactggcaccccatcctgggtgtgtctcctccccctccacagccctgtgccctgtgctgctgggttatgctccggctcgccgtgacgctgcttgggacaagtggtttcagtctgtgtctttgtgcgtgtgtgtgcacgcttTCTTCTGATTATTTTAGTATGTATCTTCTGCAAAAAAGTATGTGTAGTTGGCATGTTCTGccagtgtttgcatgggttttctgtggtttctcctgtttcctcccacagtcaaaataTGAGTGTTACAAgggaattggtgactttaaattgctcttagtgCATGTGTATGTTGCTCTGGATTACTGATGAGTGACTGACTGTGGGTACTGTTCTATATTCTAGAGTATCCAGCACAGTAAGTCACCTTTCAGGAAGAGGTTTCAGATAAACACTATGAAGTGCTCAATGTAAGTTGCTATGGTAAACTTTTCTAtggtattttatttcagtttgatgTTAACATTGTGCTTTGTTTCACTAGACACATGAAAAGTAATGATAATTCTCATTATGTCAGATATTTTCTGAGTCTCTTTACATAAAAGCAAAAGTACAACAATTGTTGTCTTTATTTCCCGAATGACCTGATAGATCACCTGTCAGGTGGAAATTAACCCTAAGAGACTCTGTGTCACATGGAGATATTATTAGTTCAGATACACACTTTACCCTTAGTGTCACACTTACATCACACATAAGGAATGCTGTGTTACAACTCTCAAATgtccaggaaaaaaagaagaaacaaaaagaaattccaGATCATTGATGCCATAAAATCTGTATCAACTTTCGCAACACTGAGCACAAGtggaaatgtgtaaatgtacacatgGGAAGCTCTCTGGACTGGTGACACTTTGGAGGACATTCCAGGTCCAAACACCCAGCTTTGCAATGGTGCAGGAACACAGTGAGGatgtgatacacacacagaggaagttACCTTGTGGTACCACTCAGCAGTGagctgtggggtggggtggtgtgtATGGAGATACCCTTACAGGGGTGCTGGACTCCCATGTTCAGGATAATATCAGAAACAGTAGTGAGTAAAGGGGATCTAGCAAAACATATACCTTGACACCAAAACTGGGCACACAAACTCCAGTCTGATACACATTGGACTAATACACACTCCAGTTCGTACACTGGTCCAGTGGCCAGTGGCTCTCTGGGTATACCTCAAGAAGAACTTTCACAATCCATAAATAATGCTGAATAAGGTCTTAAAGGGTTAAAGCTTTGAGATTCTTTTTAATAGTCAGACTTTTAAACATGATCATTTGAAACTGTTCATAACCTTCCAGCCATGTGGAGAATGTTCTCACACATAAAAGTTCATTAAATAACAACCATATGCTCTCAATATGAATTTCTGCTGTCATTCAATAGCCCCAGTAAAATGTCCTAGGAAATAGTTTTCAAATGAGACCTTATCTGTTCAAGAAGTGTCAAAAACCACAGAGCTAAAAGGTGCCAGGTCCCACTGGAGCTGTTCCTCAGACTGGAAAGGGAAGGACGGAGTTAAATTGTTATTTCCATTTCCTCCTGGTGAGGCGGGTTTCCCCAGGAGCCCTGAGCGTGGCCTATAAAGGGCCTGAGCCAAGAGAACATGGCCAGTGGACAGAGAACTCATCCTCTAGCAGGCATTTTCCCTCCACCAGCACTCATCATCCAGGTCTCTCTTTATCTTCCAGCACTCATCCTCACCTCCTCCAGCCATCATCCTTCACCTTCCCCTCTGCCTTCTTCCCCCAGCTGCTCTGACACAATGAGGGTAAGTGGAAGGAAAAACAATTTTCTATACTTTCAAACACTGTGAATTTGTCATACTTTCTTTGActctaaaaatatgttttgattCCAAGGAGAACTTTGGAGATGTGTATTATTTTAAGTCCACAATGTGCAGAGATCACTCTTCTCCagttctctttgtgtcactaTATGTGTCTTGAGCTCCACCTCTGACCTCCGACAGGCTGCCATTTGTgtgctcctctctctcctgctcctgGGCTCTTCAGCAATGAAGCACAAGGCCTGTCTCAGTAAAAGTGAGCTGGGCTTACAGGGCCAGAAGTTCCTGAGAAAACATCTGCAACGGTCTGGATGGTTTCTCGTTCAGACCCCATTAACTCTGTATAAGAGCGAGGAGAAGCGTACCTGTGCAGGGTTCACACCACAGTCCGCATCACCCGAGCACAGGAACAGAGCACTGTCACCCTGGAAGTACAGGTGAGCAGAACGGGCAAGATGAGGGCTGCAGGGGTCCTTCACATACCAAGAGCACATTTGCACCAAGAATTCCATGGAAAAGTtggcaggtagtgtagtggttcaagctactgcctttgaacccaaaggctgaggctcaaatcccacctactgctatagtacctttgaagaaggaacttaccctaaattgttcaagtaaaattacctggctatttacatggttaaataattgtgaaatgctttagagaaaagcatcagttaaacaaataaatgtgtctcTCTGTGGGACAGGATTGATGTGGATGAGAACAGGTACCCCCAAGAGATTGCTGTGGCAGAATGCCTGTGTGAGGGCTGCATCATCAATGGGCAGGAGAACCTCACTTTCAACTCAGAGCCTGTGAAGCAGACTATCATGGTGTCCAGGTATGAGAAGTGCCCAGAGGACCCACAAAAGTTTTCACTGGTGATGGAGCCCATGGAGATTGAAGTGGCCTGTACCTGCGTGATTCCTCGAACATCTCACTGACACCATGTCCTCCACATAATGGAGGGTTCTTATAAAGACCACCTGTAGTGACTTGTCTCACAGTAcgttgtgtttgttttaaaatgcaccTATGTTATCACACCGATGACGTTCCTTATAGTTATCAGGCTATGTCTTATGAGTCAACTATTTAAACATGGTTTTACATGGACTTCTTGGAAAATGAGACTAGTTTTAGTCTGTGTCTCAAGGTTATCtttttattacaatatttattgaGTTTGATGAAACatatttgcaatatttaaaatgttttatagtatttatgttatttattgcagaatatgtatatttatgtacttaGTTTGAATTCCAAGGTTTTTTTCAAGGATGGGGACAAACTGTAGAGACAATGTTTATTCAAActgttaaatgaatgtaatttaatattgttaaaataaaatatttgcaaattttttacatggaaagaatactttttatttaaaatttgtaatttgGCTCTGTTGTTAGGGAGGGACTCCATTTTAGTCTGGCTGTATAATGTTGACATGAGGCGCAGCTGCACTCATGTCCTCAGTGAGGAGTTTCTCTAAACACACTCACATCCCTGTTATCATTGTAAAAATACCCTTATTATCATTATGGATCATCAGTACAACTGCTTTTGACTGCTTCAGACACCtcaaattttgtgtgtgtgtgtgtgtgcgtgtggacTTTCCACTGTGTGTTGTAGCAAAAATGTGATTGCTACCAcaagacagtacaagacacacaAGCAGAACACAGGGATGTACATTCCCAGGAAAAAAGTCCTCAGACTTCCACCACTCAACTTCCTCCACATCTGTCAATTATTAGACGCAGCTCCTCTGACTCACTGCAGTTTAACGCACTGCTGTACTCGTTGACTTTCTTATTACAAAGTACCACAATCACTCTGGGTTCAAACAAACACATAGGGAATATTCCCTGCTACCAAGGTTAGTCAGGTGCTCTGTGGAATACAGTATGTGGTGTTTTCAAAAATAGTAACTGAGAAGAGGATCAAACtgagtgacatttttattctcaaaataagagaataaactCAAAATAAATTGCTCGGATTGCATGAGCTGGACCCTAAGAGCAGCACCGGTGAATGTAACCACAGTTCCACACTTGGGTTTTAATTACAAACACATCAGACTCATTGTGAACACCATCCTTTGAGCTTGTGCCAAGGAATCAAAGGAGCAGCTCTTCAACCACACTCAGTCAAGGTGGGACAGCAATAGTTCTCCACAGGTAATACTGTGTGAGCAGAGAGACAAGAGGAATGGCACAGATCACCCTGCTCTTAGCTGCATGATGCTCTAGGCCAGACTGCCCTGTCCAGTCCTCTGGGGCAAAAAGGTGTCCATCTTACTTCTCAGTGGCTCCCTGCTGATGTACTGACGTGGACATTTCAACAGAAAGTCATGACGAGCGTTTCAGGTGTCAACTGAGTTTATTCATGCAGAGTGCTGGATGAGGCTGTGGTAAATGATCCATTATTATAGAACCTTGGAAACTGCAGCTCTTTTTTCAGAGAAGAACAATTCCACGCAGCATCCTCATCCAACACAACAGTAATGGATGCACGTGTGAGTTATTAGTAGAAATCACTAACTtgaaatagaaaacaaaaatgctgtttttatcaAGTGTTTGGTGATGgtgaaacacagagctgaaGGACAGATTTCTTCACAGACCCCACAAATCCTCTTACACTTGCATCACACCAGCTGCTAGACAGTCATATCAGTGTTTACACCTGAGGTGGAGGGGTCACTGAACAACCGCCAAGAGGACTTGTGGGCCACATGTTACATGAGAAACAAGTCACAAGAAGACTCAAACTGAACTGTAAAATTATGCTAACACTTGTACCATTAAGCAAATGACAACTTTCACCCTAAGAGGACTTGTGATAATATGACCTTATGCACAGCAAACCACAGTTTAAAACTATAGCATAGATTTAAAAAGCTAAGAAAGCCATCGTGAGGCAGAAGATCACTCGGGAGTCACTGAGCAGAACCTGACACCACAGAGCAATTTGCTCTGCAAGGACTCCAGGTTGGGCTCTGCTGCTGTGGTCTCCAT
This genomic window from Scleropages formosus chromosome 1, fSclFor1.1, whole genome shotgun sequence contains:
- the LOC108933960 gene encoding interleukin-17C-like, with protein sequence MRAAICVLLSLLLLGSSAMKHKACLSKSELGLQGQKFLRKHLQRSGWFLVQTPLTLYKSEEKRTCAGFTPQSASPEHRNRALSPWKYRIDVDENRYPQEIAVAECLCEGCIINGQENLTFNSEPVKQTIMVSRYEKCPEDPQKFSLVMEPMEIEVACTCVIPRTSH